One genomic region from Gopherus flavomarginatus isolate rGopFla2 chromosome 20, rGopFla2.mat.asm, whole genome shotgun sequence encodes:
- the LOC127038390 gene encoding olfactory receptor 6N2-like, protein MGTSNWSSVTEFIIVGFPSLQSFHALLFTLLLLIHLLAIFGNMVIFTVIRSDARLHRPMYFFISSLAFLEIWYTAATIPKMLSNLLSKTKSISFTGCLLQTYFFHSLGATECYLLTAMAYDRYLAICNSLRYSAIMTPKICTQLAAGCWICGFMCPVIEVILVSKLPFCGSNEIQHIFCDFPPLLSLACTDTSINVLVDFIVNAFIILVTFLFIVVSYINIIKAILRIHTAEGRKKAFSTCAAHLIVVLLFFGSIIFMYVRLKTSYSLDYDRAFAVIYAVVTPLINPIIYSLRNKEILNAIKRKILQKGLINSSAQS, encoded by the coding sequence ATGGGAACAAGCAATTGGAGCAGTGTAACCGAATTCATAATCGTGGGATTCCCAAGCCTTCAGAGCTTCCACGCTCTCCTCTTTACCCTGCTGCTACTCATCCATCTCTTAGCCATTTTCGGGAATATGGTGATTTTCACAGTCATCAGGTCAGATGCTCGACTTCATAGACCTATGTATTTTTTTATCAGCAGTTTAGCTTTCTTGGAAATCTGGTATACAGCAGCTACTATCCCTAAAATGCTTTCAAATTTACTGAGCAAGACGAAAAGCATTTCCTTCACCGGGTGTCTCTTACAAACATATTTCTTCCATTCCCTAGGAGCCACTGAATGTTATCTGCTAACAGCAATGGCTTATGACAGATATTTAGCTATCTGTAATTCACTGCGCTATTCTGCCATCATGACCCCGAAAATATGCACTCAGTTGGCTGCGGGCTGCTGGATTTGTGGCTTCATGTGTCCTGTCATTGAGGTAATCTTGGTCTCCAAATTGCCTTTCTGTGGCTCCAATGAAATCCAGCATATCTTCTGTGACTTCCCTCCTCTATTGAGCTTGGCCTGCACAGACACCTCCATCAATGTTCTCGTTGATTTTATAGTCAATGCATTTATAATCCTAGTgacatttttgtttattgttgTCTCGTACATAAATATTATAAAGGCTATATTGAGAATACACACAGCTGAGGGGCGAAAAAAAGCCTTTTCCACCTGTGCCGCTCACCTGATTGTGGTACTGTTATTTTTTGGGAGTATTATATTTATGTATGTACGATTAAAGACAAGCTATTCCTTGGATTATGATAGGGCATTTGCTGTGATTTATGCTGTGGTGACTCCTTTAATCAATCCAATCATCTATAGTTTACGGAACAAAGAAATACTGAATGCAATAAAAAGGAAAATCCTGCAAAAAGGACTAATTAACAGCAGTGCACAGTCCTGA